One Edaphobacter flagellatus genomic region harbors:
- a CDS encoding type II and III secretion system protein, with translation MMPCPQDRAFSLRQSFVAFALAISTLSAFSYAQQPDGQSANESKTTAESSTQPSSSKQPSPRQLREADDNYLAGARLLDRGDLAGAEARFAKAALLNPQNADYVQGAVLAHEHRISSLVLEAGKARMLGHTDKAESLLAEARKLDPESSSIAQYAGTPSPSASFRTEIRPISDPRSQWQQNSQALAGPVTLLPASGKQSFEINASEQQVITQVFSRFGIRTVFDDSLPSSNIRFNLDDVAYERASSVVLDVTNTFAVPLDPHSVLIAKDTVENHQRLERQLEETIYVPGFTSEQMNELGTVVRSVFDVKQASVLATSGSLVIRAPEDTITALNLTLADLVEGAAEVVLDIRLYMVDRTRQRNIGAQLPQQIGVYNVDSAARDLVQQNQDLVNQAISQGLVPANASNIQIALALIASGLVKSSLLSNTVGFFGGGLTMSGITTNTSTNFQLSLNSSDTRALNSILLRASDGQTAIFRSGTRYPVITGSYTSGITGNASSLAGTTINGVSAQSLLNQYLGSSGSVTIPQFQYEDLGLTLEAKPTIQRSGLIRLNLKLKLEALAGSALNNIPILANRLYSSDITVAEGESTLIASSLSRSESAAVSGLPGLGELPGFQTATADKTTETDSSELVMVITPHVVQHRSNATAGPRIAFNQRQSN, from the coding sequence ATGATGCCCTGCCCACAAGACCGCGCGTTCAGCCTGCGGCAATCATTTGTCGCTTTTGCGCTCGCTATCTCGACTCTCAGCGCTTTTAGCTATGCGCAGCAGCCGGATGGGCAATCCGCAAACGAATCAAAGACCACGGCAGAATCATCAACCCAGCCTTCTTCTTCCAAACAGCCCAGTCCACGACAATTACGCGAGGCCGACGACAACTATCTGGCCGGAGCGCGATTACTCGACCGAGGTGATCTTGCCGGGGCCGAGGCACGCTTTGCGAAGGCCGCCTTGCTCAACCCTCAAAACGCCGACTATGTCCAGGGTGCCGTTTTGGCGCATGAGCATCGCATCTCGTCGCTCGTTTTGGAAGCCGGCAAAGCGCGCATGCTGGGTCATACGGATAAAGCTGAGAGCCTCCTGGCCGAGGCACGCAAACTCGATCCTGAAAGTAGTTCCATCGCTCAGTATGCGGGCACGCCTTCTCCATCCGCTTCGTTTCGTACGGAGATCAGGCCAATCAGCGATCCTCGATCGCAATGGCAGCAGAATTCTCAGGCTCTTGCGGGGCCGGTCACGTTGCTCCCTGCTTCAGGTAAACAAAGCTTCGAGATCAATGCTAGCGAGCAGCAGGTCATTACGCAGGTCTTCTCGCGCTTTGGTATACGTACCGTCTTTGATGACTCGCTGCCAAGCTCCAACATTCGCTTCAACCTCGATGACGTTGCCTACGAGCGTGCTTCGTCGGTCGTTCTCGATGTGACGAATACCTTTGCCGTACCGCTGGATCCGCACAGTGTCCTGATTGCGAAGGATACGGTTGAGAACCACCAGCGGCTCGAACGGCAGCTTGAGGAAACGATCTACGTGCCGGGATTTACCTCAGAGCAGATGAACGAGCTCGGTACTGTTGTTCGCAGTGTCTTTGACGTCAAACAGGCTAGCGTCCTTGCCACTTCTGGCAGCCTCGTCATACGTGCGCCAGAGGACACCATCACCGCGCTGAATCTTACCCTTGCCGACCTGGTCGAAGGAGCCGCCGAGGTCGTGCTCGACATCCGACTTTATATGGTTGATCGCACGCGTCAACGCAATATTGGCGCACAGCTGCCGCAGCAGATTGGCGTCTACAACGTCGACAGCGCGGCGCGCGATCTGGTGCAGCAGAATCAGGATCTCGTCAATCAGGCAATCTCGCAGGGACTGGTTCCGGCGAATGCCAGCAATATCCAAATTGCTCTGGCGCTCATCGCTTCAGGGCTGGTAAAGAGCTCGTTATTGAGCAATACCGTGGGCTTTTTCGGCGGGGGCCTCACGATGTCGGGGATCACAACGAATACGTCCACAAATTTTCAACTTTCACTGAATTCCAGTGATACCCGGGCACTCAACAGTATTCTGCTCCGCGCCAGTGACGGACAGACAGCCATTTTTCGATCTGGAACACGCTACCCTGTCATTACGGGCAGTTACACCAGCGGAATTACCGGCAACGCCTCTTCACTTGCCGGAACCACCATCAATGGAGTTAGCGCACAGAGTCTGCTCAATCAATATCTCGGCTCGTCCGGCTCCGTCACTATTCCGCAGTTTCAATATGAAGATCTGGGCCTCACGCTCGAGGCCAAACCCACCATTCAGCGATCGGGGCTGATCCGGTTGAATCTCAAACTAAAACTTGAGGCTCTTGCAGGTAGTGCGCTCAACAACATTCCCATTTTGGCCAATCGTCTGTACTCCTCGGATATCACCGTAGCTGAAGGTGAAAGTACGCTGATTGCCAGTTCTCTCAGCCGGTCCGAATCGGCTGCCGTAAGCGGTCTGCCTGGCCTGGGCGAGCTTCCCGGATTTCAGACAGCTACGGCAGATAAGACGACCGAGACGGACTCAAGTGAACTGGTTATGGTCATCACACCTCATGTCGTCCAGCATCGTTCTAACGCAACCGCGGGTCCTCGCATTGCATTCAATCAACGTCAATCGAATTAA
- a CDS encoding helix-turn-helix domain-containing protein has product MKRELDGLVIQMHSAGVSYAEAVRQFKRRYIFEVLAHHKGNQCKAAEELGMHRNTLSRTLAELDLNTSLIRNGMRRPPVSERPRIESIARSLVGSR; this is encoded by the coding sequence TTGAAGCGCGAATTGGATGGTCTCGTTATTCAGATGCACAGTGCCGGCGTTTCCTATGCAGAGGCTGTTCGCCAGTTCAAACGGCGCTACATCTTCGAAGTTCTCGCGCATCATAAGGGCAACCAGTGCAAGGCCGCTGAAGAGTTGGGCATGCACCGCAATACACTGAGCCGCACACTCGCCGAGCTCGACCTGAACACTTCGCTGATTCGCAATGGCATGCGCCGTCCTCCAGTCAGCGAGCGGCCGCGTATCGAAAGCATCGCCCGTAGTCTGGTCGGCAGCCGTTAA
- a CDS encoding CvpA family protein: protein MTPFDLLLLTPLVYSTVQAFLRGLVRELFSLIGLIAGVLLAAWNYMQLAALLSRVISNPAIANVAAFLLIAIGVMIAATVAGRLVHTTAHAIGLGFFNRLGGAVFGLLRGCLIGVAILMAISAFLPETAWVKNSRLAPYFLAGAHAVSFVVPHDLAQRILDGASQIKHNTADWIKQHN from the coding sequence ATGACACCTTTCGACTTGCTGTTGCTCACTCCGCTTGTCTACTCCACCGTGCAGGCTTTCCTGCGCGGTCTGGTGCGTGAGTTGTTCTCACTGATCGGGTTGATTGCGGGAGTCCTGCTTGCAGCATGGAACTATATGCAACTGGCAGCCCTTCTTAGTCGTGTGATTTCGAATCCTGCCATAGCTAACGTCGCGGCCTTTCTTTTAATTGCCATTGGGGTCATGATTGCGGCAACCGTCGCAGGGCGACTGGTTCACACTACAGCACATGCCATCGGACTGGGATTCTTCAACCGCCTGGGAGGAGCCGTCTTTGGGTTGCTGCGCGGCTGCCTGATCGGCGTTGCCATCCTGATGGCCATCAGCGCATTTCTGCCCGAAACGGCCTGGGTTAAAAATTCCCGGCTGGCACCCTATTTCCTTGCCGGGGCACATGCGGTATCCTTCGTTGTACCTCACGACCTTGCGCAACGGATTCTGGACGGGGCCTCACAGATCAAGCACAACACTGCCGACTGGATCAAGCAGCACAACTAA